From the genome of Malus sylvestris chromosome 13, drMalSylv7.2, whole genome shotgun sequence:
aaTACAATCCAACCCCTTTAACAATTTCCCTCCCTGAGAAACCCCAGAACATCAAAATCGATCCTTTTCGCGCCACCGGCCAGTAATTGTTAATGGACAGAATCGGGGTCCGCAATGAAACTCTAAAACACAGCTCGTCCCCACCGCCGCTGGCTCCGCCGGTTACGTGCTCGACGTCGTGCACGGAGACCGTAAATGGGTGCCACGAGTTTAAGATCAGTGGGTACTCCCTTGCCAAGGGTATGGGAATCGGTAAGTACGTCGCCTCCGATTCGTTTGTGGTGGGTGGGTACACGTGGGCTATATATTTCTACCCGGATGGCAAGAGTATCGAGGACAACGCCGGGTATGTGTCGGTGTTCATAGCTCTGGCCAGCGAGGGCACGGACGTCAGGGCGTTGTTCGAATTGACGCTTTTGGATCAGAGCGAGAGGCAACGGCACAAGGTGCATAGCCATTTTCTGAGGATGCTCGATGGCGGTCCTTATACGCTTAAATACCGCGGAAGCATGTGGTATGCATTGTGAATTACTCTTTCGATGTATACttttgtttaagttgtatgtatatatgtctaTTGGACTCTGATTGCATATTGTGTGTTTAAAAGTGCGAAAAATTTCCTTGAATTAGTTAAACGAATGATGTTGTAGGTTTGAAGTTTAACCATTTTAGTTCGACTTCCGCCACAAACTTAAAGCTCCTTGAATGCAATTCGGAGATAAAATACCTCATAAAATTTGTTTAAATGTAAAGAAAGTAAAAGACCAAACAGTATTATCTTCTCTTATATGGTCTAGTCTGACAACTGGATAACTACTTCAAGTTTTGGCCATTGTTTACAGAGTGTATTATGTACTTCATGTTTTGGCAAAGCTGTCATTAGCATTGTTAGTGAGCATTGCAAAACACCGTAATTGTTTGGGCCTGGATTTCCGCAAATAAATATAGTGTATACAACATAAATTGTTGCCTGTAATGTTGCGGGTGAAAAACATAACTGAGTAGGTTCAACTTTTGGATGTTGCAGGGGTTATAAACGCTTCTACAAAAGAAGTCTTTTAGAGGGATCGGACTACCTTAAAGATGATTGCCTTATAATAAAATGTCGTGTTGGTGTTGTTAAGACGAATACAGAAGGACCTAAAACATACAATATAGCAGAACCACCTTCTAATATCGGCCAGCATTTTGGTAAGCTTTTAGAAAGTGGGAAGTTGACTGATGTAAGTTTCAAAGTTGACGAAGAAGTATTTGCTGCCCACAAAGTGGTGCTCGCAGCACGCTCACCTGTGTTCAAGGCACAACTTTTTGGtccattaaaagataaaaacaCTGATTTCATAATAGTTGAAGACATTGAAGCTCCCGCATTTAAGGTACTCTCGCTCTCTCTGTATGAAGGCTTCTCCTCCGCCGCATGTTTTGTTCCCCCCAGCAAAAGCGTTAAGAGGTGTATAACTGTTAAAATGAATGGGCAATATGctttgattttcgtttttgacgCATATGGCTGAGAAGTCAGTTTCAAACTTTAGCAGAAGTTTGATTGTCCCAAAGAAAGTGTTCATGTTATGGTATGAAGCAGGACATTTCTACAGGAAGCACGAACTAGGAGATCATACACAAGAATTTTTTCTGTCTTTATCACCTATTTAGTAAAGCTGTTCATGCCTTTTTTATGactttattttgttgtttatatGGATTGGTGGGTGTGCTTAGGGATAAATACTCTCTTCTTCAATTCAAATTACAATCTTAAATCATATAGTAACAGATGATAAAGGAGATGTCATTTTTGTTTCTTAGCTTATTTTGACTGCAGACTTCAATGTGTAAAAGAGAATTAGTTTCATTGTGGCTGATTATACATGGTACCTATATTGCAGCTCTTTTTTGTTCTAAAATGTGAGTTTTTATTTGCTGAAGGATAGGAAGTTCATAGTAATGCAACCTTCAAGTGTGTATCTGATGGAGCTAGGTGTTTTGTTTTTGCATTATGGCATTGTTCAGCTATGAAACATATGTATTAACTTAATTCAAATATTTAATGGAAACGTATCTACCAAGTATTTCATTGTGTTACTTCTGTCTTTGTTATTTTACTGCATATTTAGCACTAGCATTGACAATGCCCTGTTCCCTCTTCAATACATCTTTTATGCACAGAAGACAGTTGCTAACAGTTTGATTGATATCTGCTATTCTAGTAAAGGGAACATATGAGTTTGATTGATTTCTTGTTTTGGATTTCTGCAGGTATTACTTCACTTCATCTACTGGGATTCTCTACCAGACATGCAAGAGCTTGTGGGCCTGCTAAATTCAAGCTGGGCGTCTACAGTAATGGCCCAACATCTTCTGGCAGCGGCTGATCGCTATGCCCTCGAGAGGCTCAAACTGATGTGTGAGGCTAAACTTTGCGAAAATGTTGCCATAAATAATGTTGCAACAACGTTAGCCTTGGCAGAGCAACACCAATGTGAACAACTTAGAGCTGTATGCCTCAAATTTATTGCAGTGCCTGAAAATTTAAGAGGTAAACTTTTTTCTTTAACTGATTTGTTCTGACTGTTAATATTTCTAGACagctattttttaaaatagaaaaatcGTCCATTGTTGGTCTCCCAGTGTTCCTCGATTCTTCAATATCTTCTTTTTCGTTCAAATATGAGTGAACTTCTCATGCATATTGGGGAGGGGACTTCCATTTTGTGGTGgtttgggtttggttttgaattAAAGAGGCTTCACTTGTTGGTTGGAAAATGAGAGCTTCTCGggcatatatttttcttttcatttaccCTAATAATGCGGATTGAATGTCTGTGTTGCTGTCTGCTGAATAACTTTATATTGACAAGAAAGCTGGTAAATTGTTTTCAGCTGTGATTGAAACTGATGGATTTAACTACTTGAGGGAAAGCTGCCCTTCAGTCATCACTGAGCTACTGCGTTACGTTGCAAGTAGTGGTGATCATTCTTTTTTTACTTCTGGGTACGGGAAAGGGAACTTATTAGACAGCACTGATGGGAATGGAAGGCGGGTTAAGGCAAGGTTGTATTGATTTGGAAAATAAGCAAttagaagaataaaataaaaacgagaGCTTTCTACGTTGCATATTTTGTACTGCACTGAACAAGACCCTGCTAATTCTTTGAAAAGAAGGATTAGTGTTTAgttggttttttgtttgtttgtaataTCTCGTGTTGTCTGTTGGTGATGTAGTTTGTAAACCTCGGATGATAGCTGGCTGTAGCATGTGTGCATTTTTTCTTGGTCCAGATTGGAGTTGTCGTTTTTACAGATGATGAAAAATGGCAGCATCTTTACTATGATCACTTTTTGTACCCTGTCACCCCTCTCGTGTGATTGAATATGTAGAATTTACGAAGTTACGTCATTCGATTTCGTCAGCTTtgacactatatatatatatattcacatgTTGATTGTTTTATTTGAGGATTCATCGCGTATGTTTTGCTTGACGAgatcaaagttgaagaaattTAGATACAGGTGAGGTTTTCTAAGCGTCCCGACTCCAAGAATTTCAGACTGCTGAAAATTAAGAATCGATTTATGGCTCGTTTGGTGACTGAAAATTTGAACATGATTGGAAGGGATGTGTTTTGCTATTAAGTAATTCATGTTCTCTACCATAAATTCGACagatttttttcgttttttcctTCACCATTCCATGAGCATTGAAAGTTATCCAACAATTCGATGACTATCGAGTCCTCGCCACCAAACAAGCCCTTGGCATAAACTGAATCAAAGTGATTTTCACTGATAACGATAGGaaaatgattttcacacaccaTTTTTGTGGACTTAGATGCATAGGTGCATGCATGAAAGTAGATACTGAAGTCTGGATCACAACATAAAATTGAAAGCGGTTGTATTTCACTGTACCATTCAAGCAAAACAAGTTTAAATTTGCCAGTAAAAGTACCACAAAATCAAACCAGTTAACCCCCTACAGATTTCCGAACATGTTCAAGAAACGGAGGGTGAGAGAGATCACTATTTCGAGTAGAAAAGAAATACAAGGTGAATCTACAAACATTGACGTTACGCCAGAAAGGATGAAACGAAAAATTACTCCAGTTACTATGGTAAAAAAACGACAGATGGAAAGAACCAGGTAAGTCGATGCATAGCTTGGCATTTCTTCGTTCAAGTTGTCACCTGCCCCTTCACGTCTTTGTTCTGATTCGAATCAGAGAGTAGCGGAATCATGAAGACCGATCATACAACAACCCCTTCACTTTCACTTGGTGATATAAAGTACAATTGTTCGCTAAACTTCCTCTGGTGGAGATTGAAAGGGCTCAATCTTCTTCACGCAGATGTGGCATTCTCCGGAACTGGTATTCGAATCACTTAAATTGATGAAGTTTCAATTAGTGATGGATCAATCCTGGTTACCATGCGGTGGATAACAGCTCCATCTAACATTTGTTATGGCTATATTGGATTCCACCATATAAACCCGCCAAAGAATCAGTACCATTGGCTACCAGATCCACCCTGAGCAGCAGCAACTTTCCTCGGTATGTATTGCGGAGGCTTTGGCTGCAGTCCGTTGGAACCTTCAACACCTTCACATTCTCCCCTCTCATTTTTACAGGGCAGATTTCTTCTAGGATATGAAGCTGCACTTGCAGCAGGGTATTGAGCCGGAGCAGCTGGATTCCTCACCACCCTTCGCTGCTCAAGAGCCTCTGCTGCAGCTGCTGCCCCGCAATTATTAAAGCGTAATACCGAGCCCACAACTTTCCCAGGCCTTGCAGCTCCTGCATCAAAAAGCAGCATTACaagtttaaaaaaaagtaaGGTGACTAATGTGAACAAGATAAATATTGCAAGAGCATCTAAAGGGCGAAAAACCAGACACCCTATTAACAACATTTATTTGTAATCATGTCTGCACCTTGGATGGTATGAGGAACTTGAATTGGGAGCCTTGTTGTAGCGATCCCACTGCTCCTGTCCGTCTGTGGTTTCTCAACTTCTTTGATGCAGCATCTTGAGAGGTCATCTGTCACATCTGTTGAATGCTGTACCTGGTTATctgaatatgaaacacatgccCTACAAGCACAAAATTTAGTCAATCCCCAGATTTCGAATCAGATTTCGAGCAATACAATAAGAATACTAATAGAATTCACAGGTGATGCTTAGAAAACAGGAGCTACAAGGGATACCTGGGTAGCGATGCATGTGTTCTTTCAGGCGCAACAGCTGTTGTGCCATTTCCGTAGTGCTCCTCAAGATAAGCGAATTGCTTCTTGAAATGGTCAACAGCACTGTATTGAGAAAGCAAgtatattaaaaattaagatAAAGCTTTCTCCTTTGAAGAGCAATAAGGCTTGCAAATTGGAGGAAACTTGGTATGCATGCTCTCCCGGTGGTTTGCATGCTATTCATCCACCAAATTTGACATTCAAGGTTTAGATTCCAAATCAAATACTTGATTACATGAAATAGACCTAATATCTGTTAACACTCTGTCTACTAACATTATAAAGCCATAGTTCTTGCCTTTTCAAGATTGTAAGACGTGCATATCTATCTTACTTGTATACCGATTCCTGTACCTTATATACCTCCCACCTCAAGAGCAAACTGTGAAGGCTCCTGAGAGTGACAGTTCACCTCACTACACAAGGAAACCCTAAATAGGCTTAAAGTGGTGCATTTCAGTTTTCTTTGTTTATACGCTTCAGATGCAATATCACAGAATCATTCTTATGGAAGCCTGGTACAGTGCCAAAGTTTGATCAGATCATCTTGACGTTAACACGAGAAATCATCTGCTTCACTGGGAAGAGCAGTCATGGTTTTATTTCGAGGTGCTTCAACTTTTCACAACTCAGAGTAACAGTTCTATTAAAACACCGACAATGTTGACCAGACATTTTTATGTTATGAGATACAGAAAGTTGACCAGACTATGAACATCTACATGATTATAACTACAATAGACTCTTGTAAGAGAAAtgtataaaggtcgtacccagtgcacaaggctcccgctttacgcagggtccgggagaggtgaatgtcggctagccttacccccatttatggagaggctgctcccaagttgTAAGAGAAATGTATGACTAGGCTATTTTAAACTAGGTTGATAATATAAAATTTAGGATGAGAATACCTTGGATACATGAAGCCAGTTGGCTCAGATCCTTCTAAGTACTCCTTCAACATCTTTGGATGGTATTCAAGAGTCTCACGGTAAATGAGCTCCCTTACATCTTCCTTGGTTATCCTTCGCCTCTCAAATTCAAATTCCATCTTGGTAACAGGCTGAGCAGAAGGTTCTCTCTCCACCTTTGCCAAACCCTTAAAATAGGGATCAGCAAGAGCCTAAACGAAGCAGAAGAATATCTCCATTAGCAGAATTTTATACATAGTAGAAAGTAATGAAAAATTTGCATGAAAATTTACCTCTTCAGCAGTAGGTCTGTCCTTTGGTTCAAATGCCAACATTCTTTCTAATAAACGAAGAGCAAGTGGGTCTGCATTAGGGAACTTCTGGGAGAAAGGAATTTGCTTCTTCCTTCGCATACTGCTCAAGTATCTGCGTGCCTTCTCATTGCGTACCTGTTTGATAAATTTTAGAATTAGACTCAGAAAACAGTAGCTCAGACAATGAAATGTACACACAAAATAACATATAGTCAGGATTTGTTAATactgtaaataaatttattacAGGAAACTGACCCTGGCAATTGCATCGGTAGATGGTGTTCCCAATAGTTCAGTCATCAGATCCAATTGATGGACAACGTTTTTGCCAGGAAATAGAGGCTTTCCAGTTAAGAGCTCTGCAAAAATGCACCCTATGCTCCATATATCTATTGCAGGTGTATACTGGAAATCGAAAACAGAGTGTCAATAGACTGAAAGTCACACCTGGAAAAGGAAGAAGTAAAACGAACACATTCATTGCAGTAGACTGAGATGGCTATGATTGGTGACTGCATGACCTAACTTAAAACGGTTACTGTTCAATGCCATATAGGAAGTACACGTACTTCCAATATCTAATAGTTGGGAATGTTAACCTCGCAGACAATGGAAGGCCAACCAAAGAAAGATTTTCATAGAAGATAGTGAAGGTATGGCtcattctaatattatattgtaTAAAATTATTAACAATCTGCCAAACGGCACCCATTATAGGAAGGGTTACAGATACAGTATTGTTTTCCAGGCAAAGCCTTGGTTAGCAAAAGGGTTAACAATATAGGATTGCTAGTGCATATTAGGATTGCCAGTGCAtgccaaaattaattaattaatttcttttccaACAGAAGAAAAAATACCAATATAGGATTGCTAGTGCATATTAGGTAGGAGCTGAGTTCCTTGTAGGCTACAAACCATGACAATAGATTAAATAAAATGTCCTAAATCTACTGAAAATAAGTTAAGGAGAAAAGGGCAGATGGTGAGATCTCCACAGCGCTAATGTTCACTGCAAAATTAGAAGTGAATTGGAGAAAAGAAGAGATGAAGAAGCATTACATGCAATGGGacaataacacacacacacacaaaaagaaATCAGTTGGAAACTTCTTAAAGAATCATTatagcacacggagctacaactACAATACCAGATGAAAGGATCAAACTGCATCCAAAATAATGAAAGGGATAATTATTCTTGCACCTTTGAGAAAAATGATCCACACAATTCAGGGGCCCTGTACCATCTTGTGGCAACATAGTCCTGCATAGATAAGAGAAAGTTATAGATGAGACCTGAACAACTTACATTGCAGAGAACATTGAAATCTGATACCATGTGGAAATTGAAACTCACAAGTTATTAAATGAGAAACTTACTGTCCAAAATATAGCGGTAGGAGTATCACTGAAAGCTACTCTTGCAAGACCAAAGTCACAGATCTTGAGCTTGCAGTCAGCATTTGCTAAgatatttttgggttttagaTCTCGGTGAAAGACATTTGCTACAAAAAccaatatataaagaaaatcaGAACCAGTATTGTCATGATCCAATTGAGTTTGAGGTAAAAAGAATCTGCAGTAATGCTAAATCTTGTAAATGTACTGCGAACAAGGTCATTACAAAGTATGAAACTACCTGTGTGTATGTACTTCATGCCTCGAAGAAGCTGATAAAGAAAGAACTGATAATGTTCTGGTGTTAAATCGTCATTTGCTTTAATAACCTGGTGTAAATCAGATTCCATAAGTTCAAAGACAACATATATGTCTTTGAATTCCCTTCTGGATGGTGGTAACAAGATGTGCTTGATCTCTACAATGTCAGGATGACGTAGGAGCCTAAGAAGTTTAATCTCGCGAAGAATGCGGGTGGCATCCGATACATGTTCAAAGATatcatttattttctttatcgcAACCTTTTCTCCAGTATGTGTATCATATGCGGAGCAAACAACACCATAGCTTCCCTTACCAATGACTTCCTCTATTTTATACCTACTACCCTCACCATATTCTGTGAAGAAGTCCACATCTGCAGATGACTGTATGATCATAAACATACCATTTCATCAACCCAAAACCATAAGATAGGTCAGTATGCAATTGAAATGATTCACAAATGGAAACAGTTGGTCTGTACCCTCCACAACACTACAATGTTAAACGAGACCAAAAACACCGAATAATTCGCATTTGCAAATCTAAGTAGAAGATGATGAAAGAATGTTTGGAATTATTTCCCTGCATCAAGCATAACTGAAATGCAAAGAAAATCATGCCAATCTACCCTAGTATATGTCACAGTAAGAGCATCATGGAGCCAAGATGAACACCCACTAGTTATATTCTTGAAATATTTCCCTCTATATTTTTACTGAAGACTACTAGTGTTTATCATTATACAGGAGGTAAACAGCAACAAATGTAAACAGAAGATTTGTAAATGATACTGACTATTTATTAGTTGAGTAAAACAGAGATGCACATGTTAAGCATAAAAGCAACTTATGCAAGTCTTGTATTTCAGTTTGATTAACCTTTAGTCCATGAATTACCCATAAAATGTTTTACAATACAAAACGAAAACTGAGCAACAGCTTCATATGACAAATACATTAAAGTGGGCCTTTTCCCTGACAGAAAAATGCACAGAAGAAAATGGCATAGAACTGAGACATCAAACATGGCACACTGTTCAGtccatatataaaaataatagcATAATACAGCAGAAAAATATACTAAACATGGACCACAAAGTAAATAACAATTATCGTGAATAAATTAACAAATGCAATAGCAAATCTTCCAATAAAATCATCAATAACTACCAACATGAACATATGATTGCAAACATCAAAAGGACATCAGAAAAGTTTTGCATTTTTGCAGGAATACATCAGAAGTAATTGAATTTACCTTTTTCCTTTGATCAGACTGCATCTTAGCAACAAAACATCCAAAGGGTTTCTAAGCAGCAATCCAACAGGTGCATCTAACACTTGGGTTTAAAAAAAACCCAGACCCAGATCAAAAAAAGCAGCAAAAATATTACCCAAATCCCACTTAAATCGAAACACCcggatgaccaaatctccaaaATATCACCAACTAATGATCAAAATCTGAAACCCAATACAATACTGAaaaaacccaattccaattctgATGTTGTGAGAGCAAAGCAAAGAGCTTTAGTCCAAAAAGAGACAGCTAAAATGGTTTAGCGGAAGTATCCAATTTAGTTGGAAACAAATATTTTCCAGATTAAGTGTGACTTCTGCTAAGCAATCCAAAGAAAATAACTAACTTTGGAGGATCTAAAGAAGGCGGTAATCTCTAACGTTTTCcagataatatatataaaacaaaaaaaaaaggattattTTGGAGAAAAAGGTAATGGGTTCTTCCAGAGCAGAGTAGAAGTGCTTTTGGATTAAGTAGAATTGGGAGTTGAAGAAGTGGCAAATATGTGCAGATTAGACTGGAGATTTCTGAGTGGAAATGCTTCTGGATCTCGAAgagaaaggggagagagagaaccgCAGAACAGCGTACTCCAAGTCGGAGCCTTTGAAGCGAAGAGATATAGGGACAGAGAAGAACAGTAGAACATTACTAAACTGAGAAAACAGCATAATGTTTAAAGATGGCAATTATTTTGCATTACTTATTTctgataaaataataattttagagAGCGATTTGCATATAAACCATATTTGTGGTAAAAAGACCTCTTTACCATTCagtttgggcttttatttattgtttttggtTTACCAAGATAATATACATTCTGAGTCCGAAAAATTTACATGTAAAGGTTTTTCAAGATTCTTTGAATATTCGGTACACGTCTCTTTTGTGTCTATGAAGTGTTTGATGTAATATCTACTAGGCATAACTTGACAGATTGCGTCAATAACACTGAACAGATTCCGATATCACCATTCAGATTATTTGGGCATATACTGATATTTGTTGATATGTACGTAACAAAATTTGACAAATGATAACAAACCTCAAAGTGTTTGATGAACTTTCTTAGTGAATACTTACAATTGAAGATACACAAAAATCTCCCCTCGATCTTACAAGTTGATGTTACATGGCTTTCATCTTGAAAGgtactagcatttgcctacacactttgtgtgtatgaacacattttttttagaaaatgagaatgagagagggaaagagagaacgtgggggggggtagtgggaggtttttgtttttggttttttattttttattttttattttttattttaaatattagagatTCATCTGTAGTTGAggtttgaataaaaaataataaaatttggacatgtgaaattacattattgcctatcatttttttgtgtgatagaagactaagttgtcttttcactctcttttgattgacaaataaggtttcattaattagtagagattatgATCAATATTTTGAAGGATAACGTTCTCCTTTCAAACTTCGCAACCAACAACCAATAGATAAAGAAAAAGTGTGCACATAATTAATGCTCGTTACCTAGGCCTAGCCTAACCGTCATTAAAGTTTCATATAcgaattgacattttaaaaatcTTATTGTGCATTCTTCACAAATATATTCTTCATTTTACATAaagaaaatttggagtgcacaataataattttaaaatgccaataacaatttcttAAAAAATTATTGATCTTTTGATAAGTAGACCTCTTATTTTGGTTATAGAAATTAAGAGGTAATTAATGTACTAATAGTAATCTAACATTAATTTACATTACCCAGGCGGGCGGCCCAGGTGCATGTGTGCATCACATGGGATCTCCAAAGCATAATCTTTTATAATCATGAATTGGATCTCCGAACTACTTTATCTTCAGTTCtgtatttatgtttttctttttcatcattGGACAGCCCAGCCATATAAAATTAAATCACAAATTAACactttggttttgtttcatAATTGGTGGAAGATCGAACTCTGGCTGGacttaaacaactaacaaatcaCATATTAAACTACAAAAATAATTTCCATGCGTTTAATTTTCTTGTACAATAAAAAATCTGATTTTcttaggccttttttttttctttctcatttctCATTTTTGAATTCATGTTCAGTGATGTGGGTATGGGATGAAGTTTCAAACATACTCCTAATTTATGGAAAAATAGACAGCATTAGTGATAAGGACCAATGGTGCAACACGTTGTTAAGTTCGAGgagcaaaaaaattaatatcagAGTTCcaagattaaaatttaactaGAGGTAGTTTAgaaatcattgctacaattaagCCTTATAAATAATATTACTTCTCTAAATTGTACTAAAAAAGAAATAAGAGAATTTTAAACTGCGATATAGTGGGTTGAACATAAATAAAAACTGCAATCCATCACTCGCCAAAGCTGAATTATTGACTTAAGTATATGGGTTGAGATGAGTGTTTGAACACGGGAAGTAGTGGGTTAAAAGA
Proteins encoded in this window:
- the LOC126596820 gene encoding mitogen-activated protein kinase 15-like; translated protein: MQSDQRKKSSADVDFFTEYGEGSRYKIEEVIGKGSYGVVCSAYDTHTGEKVAIKKINDIFEHVSDATRILREIKLLRLLRHPDIVEIKHILLPPSRREFKDIYVVFELMESDLHQVIKANDDLTPEHYQFFLYQLLRGMKYIHTANVFHRDLKPKNILANADCKLKICDFGLARVAFSDTPTAIFWTDYVATRWYRAPELCGSFFSKYTPAIDIWSIGCIFAELLTGKPLFPGKNVVHQLDLMTELLGTPSTDAIARVRNEKARRYLSSMRRKKQIPFSQKFPNADPLALRLLERMLAFEPKDRPTAEEALADPYFKGLAKVEREPSAQPVTKMEFEFERRRITKEDVRELIYRETLEYHPKMLKEYLEGSEPTGFMYPSAVDHFKKQFAYLEEHYGNGTTAVAPERTHASLPRACVSYSDNQVQHSTDVTDDLSRCCIKEVEKPQTDRSSGIATTRLPIQVPHTIQGAARPGKVVGSVLRFNNCGAAAAAEALEQRRVVRNPAAPAQYPAASAASYPRRNLPCKNERGECEGVEGSNGLQPKPPQYIPRKVAAAQGGSGSQWY
- the LOC126596821 gene encoding BTB/POZ and MATH domain-containing protein 2-like, which translates into the protein MDRIGVRNETLKHSSSPPPLAPPVTCSTSCTETVNGCHEFKISGYSLAKGMGIGKYVASDSFVVGGYTWAIYFYPDGKSIEDNAGYVSVFIALASEGTDVRALFELTLLDQSERQRHKVHSHFLRMLDGGPYTLKYRGSMWGYKRFYKRSLLEGSDYLKDDCLIIKCRVGVVKTNTEGPKTYNIAEPPSNIGQHFGKLLESGKLTDVSFKVDEEVFAAHKVVLAARSPVFKAQLFGPLKDKNTDFIIVEDIEAPAFKVLLHFIYWDSLPDMQELVGLLNSSWASTVMAQHLLAAADRYALERLKLMCEAKLCENVAINNVATTLALAEQHQCEQLRAVCLKFIAVPENLRAVIETDGFNYLRESCPSVITELLRYVASSGDHSFFTSGYGKGNLLDSTDGNGRRVKARLY